The following is a genomic window from Mycobacterium parmense.
TCATAGGTGCCGGCCAACCGCTCGAGGACCTCGGCCTTGAGCTCGTCGATGCGCGCGTCGCGCTCGGCCTTGCCGCCGATGGTCAGCGCCTTGGCCAGCTCCTCGGTGGCCACCGAGGACACCGAGTAGTAGACGTCGTCGGCGTAATCCGGGAACACCGGGTACTCGCCGGTGGGTTTGGCGGCCGCGTCGGCCAGCTCCTGCTGCGCGGTGCACAGCGCGGCGATGAACGGCTTGGCGGCCTCCAGGCCTTGCGCCACAACGGTTTCCGTCGGCGCCTGGGCGCCGCCCTCGACCAGCTCGATGAGCTTTTCGGTGGCCTCGGCCTCGACCATCATGATCGCGACGTCCTGCTGGTCGTCGCCGACTATCCGGCCCGCGACCACCATGTCGAACACCGCCCGCTCGAGCTGCTCGACGGTGGGGAACGCGACCCACGTTCCGTCGATGAGCGCCACCCGGACACCCCCGACGGGACCGGAGAACGGCAGGCCGGAGATCTGGGTGGACGCCGACGCCGCGTTGATGGCCAGCACGTCGTAGAGGTCGTTGGGGTCCAGGCTGAGGATCGTCACGACGACCTGGATCTCGTTGCGCAGCCCACTGACGAACGATGGCCGCAGCGGGCGGTCGATCAGCCGGCAGGTCAGGATGGCGTCGGTGGAGGGGCGGCCCTCGCGGCGGAAGAACGAGCCCGGGATGCGGCCCGCGGCGTACATCCGCTCCTCGACGTCGATGGTCAGCGGGAAGAAGTCGAAGTGCTCCTTGGGGCTCTTGCTGGCGGTGGTCGCCGACAACAGCATGTTCTCGTCGTCGAGGTAGGCGACGACGGCGCCGGCGGCCTGCTGGGCCAGCCGGCCGGTCTCAAAGCGGATGGTGCGGGAGCCGAAACTCCCGTTGTCGATGGTGGCGGTCGCCTCGAACACGCCCTGTTCGATTTCAGCTACAGACATAGGTGTCCGTACTGCCTCTCTGGTATTCGGCTTTTTCGCGCGTCAATGCAGAGTCCGGAGAGCGGAAGTCTGAATACGGCTACGGCCATCGATCGAAGCGGCCGACCTGCCCCAGATCCGGAGAGCCCGGCAGCCACTACCGAAGACCGCCCGATGCAGACTGGGCTGCTCTCTCGGAGGTGCGTAGTGACACGCTGGAACGGCACACGCGGATCTGCGTGTCCGCACCGTTTGCCCAGGCCGAAACGGCCCAGAACGCCCTCACTCTACACGGGGAAACAACGGCCGCCAGCGGGCCTGCCGAATATCGCGGCGGACGCCGCCCAGGTCAGCGGCGCAGGCCCAGGCGCTCGACCAGCGCGCGGTAGCGCGCCACGTCGATCTGCGCCACGTACTTGAGCAGCCGGCGGCGGCGCCCGACCAGCAGCAGCAGGCCGCGGCGCGAGTGGTGGTCGTGCTTGTGCACCTTGAGGTGCTCGGTGAGGTCGGCGATCCGCTTGGTCAGCAGCGCCACCTGGGCCTCCGGGGACCCGGTGTCGGTGTCGTGCAGGCCGTAGGTGCCCAGGATCTCTTTTTTCTGCTCGGCAGTAAGCGCCACGAAACTATCTCCATCCAATGGTCCGCGAACAAGAATCACGGCGCGGCCACCGCGAACCGCAGCACGCGCCGATGTCGTCGCAAAGTTTAGCAGCAGAGCACCCAACGGCCGGATTCGTCTAATCGGCGTCCAGCAGGGCCCGCGCCTTGTCGGTGTCCTTGCCCATCTTGTCGATCAGGTCTTTGACCGTGTCGAACTTGCGCTGCCCGCGGATGCGGGCGACGAAGTCCAGCGCCACATGCTGTCCGTAGAGGTCGGCGTCGGTGTCCAGGACGAACGCCTCGACGGTGCGGGTGCGCCCGGAGAACGTCGGGTTGGTGCCGACGGAGACCGCGGCTTGGTAGCGCTCCCCGGGCACCACGGTGCCGGTCACCGGGCCGTGCCCGAGGACGGTGAACCAGGCGGCGTACACCCCGTCGGCGGGGATCGCCGAATACATCGGCGGGGCCACGTTGGCGGTGGGAAAGCCCAGCTCGGCGCCTCGGCCGTGACCGCGGACGACGACGCCCTCGACGCGGTGCGGACGGCCGAGTGCCTCCATGGCCGCCACCACGTCCCCGGCGTCCACGCACGACCGGATGTAGGTCGAGGAGTACGTCACCGTCTCGTTGCTGAGGTGCTCGGTCAGCAGCGACATCGACTCGACCGCGAACCCGAACCGCTCCCCGGCGCGGCGCAGGGTCTCGACGTTGCCGGCCGCCTTCTTGCCGAAGGTGAAGTTCTCGCCCACCACGACCTCGACCACGTGCAGGTGCTCGACCAGCAGCTCGTGCACATAGCGGTCCGGCGTGAGCTTCATGAAATCGCTGGTGAACGGCATCACCAGAAAGACGTCTATGCCCAGCTCCTCGACCAGCTCGGCGCGCCGGGTCAGCGTCGTCAGCTGCGCCGGGTGGCTGCCCGGGTAGACGACTTCCATCGGGTGCGGGTCGAACGTCATCAGCACCGTGGGCACGTCGCGCGCGCGACCGGCCTTCACCGCGTGGGCGATGATCTCGGCGTGGCCACGGTGCACACCATCGAAAACCCCGATGGTGAGCACGCACCTGCCCCAGTCCGTGGGAATCTCGTCTTGGCCGCGCCACCGCTGCACGTCCGCAAGCCTACGGCGCGAAGCGGCCGGCCGGGAGGTCCGGCGTCAGGGATCACGCAAGATCGCGCGCGCGTTGCCTAGACTTCTGCACTGTGAGGGCTGACGAGGAGCGTGGCGGTCTCACCGCGGTCGGCCAGGACTACCTGAAAGCCATCTGGAACGCCCAGGAGTGGTCCTCGGAAGGCGCGCCGCCGAAGGTCAGCACCAAAATGCTGGCCGAGAAGATCGGGGTGTCGGCCAGCACCGCGTCGGAGTCGATCCGCAAGCTGGCCGAGCAGGGCCTTGTCGACCACGAGAAGTACGGCGCGGTGACCCTGACCGCCGACGGGCGCCGGGCGGCGCTGGAAATGGTGCGCCGGCACCGGCTGCTGGAAACGTTCCTGGTCAACGAACTCGGCTATGGCTGGGACGAGGTGCACGACGAGGCCGAGGTGCTCGAGCACGCGGTGTCGGATCGCCTGGTGGCGCGCATCGACGCCAAGCTGGGCTTCCCGCAGCGGGATCCGCACGGCGACCCCATCCCGGCGTCGGATGGGCAGGTGCCCACGCCGCCGGCCCGCCAGCTGTGGGCCTGCGACGACGGCGACACCGCGACGGTGGCCCGCATCTCCGACGCCGACCCGCAGATGCTGCGCTACTTCGCCGGGGTCGGGATCAATCTCGACTCGCGGCTGCGGGTGCTGACCCGCCGCGAATTCGCCGGCATGATCTCGGTGGCCATCGAGTCCGGCGACGGTGCCGAGACCACCGTCGACCTGGGCAGCCCGGCGGCCAGGGCCATCTGGGTGGTGGCCTAGTCCGTCGCTGACGCCGAGCGTGCAGTCACGGCGACATTTCGGCCGGTTTCTCGCGTTGAGTGCACGCTCGGCGCGAGACGGGCCCGCCCCGGCGTATGCCTAGAGTGTCGACGGGCGGATGACCACCACCGACCTGGTCCGATCGCGTTCGTCGCGCAGCAGCGCCACCACCCGCCCGTCGGCGTCGCAGGCCGCGTACACGCCGTCGATGCCGGCCGGGGACAGCGCCCGGCCGTTGGCGGTCGCGGCGGCCTCTTCGGCGGTGAGGTCGCGCCGCGGAAACATCCGCAGGCACGCCTCGTCCAGCGTCCAGCTCAGCCCGGGCCGCTCCCCCAGGTCATCGAGCGTTCGCGCCGCGGCCAGGTCGAAGTCGCCGACGCGGGTGCGCCGCAACGCCGTCAGATGCCCGCCGACCCCGAGGGCGGCACCGAGGTCGCGGGCCAGGGCGCGGATGTAGGTGCCCGACGAGCAGTCCACCTCCACGTCGAGGTCGACCAGCTCGTCGTGGGGCCGGACGGCCAACACCTCGAACCGGTCGATGCGGACCGGCCGGGCGGCCAGTTCCACGGCGTGGCCCTCGCGGACCAACCGGTAGGCGCGCCGGCCGTCCACCTTGACTGCGCTGACCGCCGACGGCACCTGCGCGATGTCGCCGCGCAGCCCCGCAACCGCGGCCGCGATGCCGTCCTGCGTGAGGTGCGCCGCCGAAACGGTCTGCAGCACTTCGCCTTCGGCGTCCTCGGTGGAGGTGGTCTGGCCGAGCCGCACGGTGGCGGCGTAGGACTTCGACGCCGCGGTCAGCAGGCCGAGGATCTTGGTGGCACGTTCGACGCCGACCACCAGCACGCCGGTGGCCATCGGGTCCAGCGTGCCGGCGTGTCCCACCCGGCGGGTGGCGAAGATGCGCCGGCAGCGCGCCACCACGTCGTGGCTCGTCAGCCCGGCCGGCTTGTCGACGACGACCAGCCCCGCAGAAGTTGCCGGCCCGGCCGGGGTTGCGCTCACAGCACGATGGCGGTCAGCACCAGCCCGCGCTCGACCGACCAGCGTCCCCGCAGCGCGGTCAGCGGCGGACCGCAAAGCGCCTCCGGATCGATCAGGATCTTGGAGACGAACGACCCCGTCGCCCCGGCCGCGTCGACGTCGAAGACGATGTGGGCGTCCTCGAAGCCGAGCCACCGGCCGGTCAGCGGGAACCACGCCTTGTACGTTGCCTCCTTGGCGCAGAACAGGATCCGATCCCAGTGCAGACCCTGGGGCAGCGTGGCCTGCTCGTGGCGCTCCTCGGGGACGGTGATCGCGTCCAGCACACCCTGCGGCAGCACGTCGTGCGGTTCGGCATCGATGCCCACCGAACGCACCGCCCCGGCGCGCCCGACCACCGCGCCGCGGTATCCCGTGCAATGGGTGAGGCTGCCCACCACGCCGTCGGGCCAGCGGGGTTCGCCCTTCTCGCCCTTGAGGATCGGCGCCGCAGGGAAGCCGAGTTCGCCCAGCGCGATCCGGGCGCAGTGGCGCGCGGTGATGAACTCGTTGCGCCGCTTGGCAACCGACTTCGCGATCAGCGGCTCCTCCTCGGGCAGCGGCGCGAGCCCGGGCGGATCCGAATAGAGCTCGGCGTAGGCGAGCTCTGCGGCCCCCGAATCGAGCAGGGTCGCCGGCAGCACCGACGACACCAGAGCGTGCCCCGTCATCGTGATTGCCGCTGCCGCAACCGTTCCCGGAACTGCACGGCCTGCCGGCGCATCTCGGGGGTGATCGTGAAGTGGCCGCCGAACTCGTTGAGATAGCCCGGCGGATAGTGGGGATCCGGCAGCACCTGCCGCAGCCACGTATACGGCTTGCGCCGCCGCCACTCGCGGGGATAACCCACCGACACTTCCTCGAAGCGCACGTCGTCGTACCAGCTGGTGCGCGGGATGTGCAGGTGACCGTAGACCGAGCACACCGCGTTGTAGCGGGTGTGCCAGTCGGCGGTCTTGGTGGTTCCGCACCACAGCGAGAACTCGGGGTAGAACAGCGCCTCGCAGGGGTCGCGGACCAGCGGGAAGTGGTTGACCAGGACGGTCGGCGTCATCCAGTCCAGCTTCTCGAGCCGCGCCCGGGTGATGTCGAGCCGTTCGCGGCACCACGCGTCCCGCGTCGGGTAGGGCTCCGGCGACAGCAGGAACTCGTCGGTGGCCACGACGTTGCGCTCCCGCGCGATGGCCAGGCCCTCGGCTTTGCTGGTCGCGCCCTCGGGCAGGAAGCTGTAGTCGTAGAGCAGGAACATCGGCACGATCGTGGCCGGGCCGCCGCGCTCGGTCCACACCGGGAACGGGTGCTCGGGGGTCACCACGCCCATCTCGTCGCACATGTTGACCAGGTAGTCGTAGCGCGACTTGCCGAAGATCTGCATCGGGTCGCGGTTGGTGGTCCACAACTCGTGGTTGCCGGGCACCCAGATCACCTTGGCGAACCGCCGCCGCAGGGTGTCGAGCGCCCAGCGGATCTCGTCGGTGCGTTCGGCGACGTCGCCGGCGACGATCAGCCAGTCCTCCGGCGAGGCCGGGTGCAGCGACTCGGTGATCGGCTTGTTCCCCAGATGCCCGGTGTGCAGGTCGGAAACCGCCCACAGCGTGGGCTGGGGGGTCGGCTGCCCCCCGTTCGTCGATTGCTGCCCGGCCATGAACAACCACCCTAACGACTCGATCGCGGCGAGCCCTCCCCGCTGCCGCGGGAGTACCCGGGTTTCGGTGTGACGCCCGCACGCGACTTGTACACTCCGGGCAGGAACCGCCGACGCGTACCCCGGGGCGGGGTAGGAGATGCCGATGTTCGCCAAGTTGCGCCTGCTGGGTGCGCTCGGCGCCCTGGCGGCCGGGGTCGTCGGCGGCGCCGTCGGCTGGCAGGGTCCGGCGTCGGGGCCCGGCGGACACGACCCGGTCGAGCTGCGGTCGACCGCCGAGCCCCTGGAAACGACGATGAAGAGCCCGATCGTGGCGACCACCGACCCCAGCCCGTTCGACGCCTGCCAGGACATCCCGTTCGACGTCATCCAGCGGCTCGGCCTGGCCTTCACGCCGCCCGAACACGAAGACGGGCTGCGCTGCCACTTCGACGCCGGCAACTACCAGGTGGCCGTCGAGCCCATCGTGTGGCGCACCTACGCCCAGACCCTGCCCCCCGACGCCGTCGAGACGACCATCCAGGGCCACCGCGCGGCGCAGTACTGGGTGCTCAAGCCGACGTACCACAACAGCTACTGGTACTACTCCTGCATGGTCGCGTTCAAGACCAGCTACGGCGTGATCCAGCAGTCGCTGTTCTTCTCGACGGTCTACTCCAACCCCGACGTCGACTGCATGTCCACCAACCTGCAGCGCGCCAACGACCTCGCGCCGTACTACAGGTTCTGAGCTCCGGGGACCTGGGAAAAGTGGGCACGACGCCAAGCCGGCCTGCGCGCAGCAAGCGGGCAGCCGTCGACAAGCTGGGACAGCTCGGCGGGGCCGCGCTGGGACGGGTGCTGGGCCTGCGACCGGCGACCACGAATTACACGGTGGAGCGCGTGGCGGTGCCCATGCGCGACGGGGTGCAGCTGGTGGCCGACCACTACGTGCCCGAAACGTCCAGCCCGGCCGGCACCGTGCTGATCCGCAGTCCCTACGGGCGCGGGTTTCCGTTCGCTCTCGTCTACGCCAGGCCGTACGCGGCGCGCGGCTACCACGTGGTCGTGCAGAGCGTGCGCGGGACGTTCGGGTCCGGCGGGGTGTTCGAGCCGATGGTCAACGAGGCCGCCGACGGCGCCGACACCGTCGAGTGGCTGCGCGGGCAGCCGTGGTTCACCGGGCGATTCGCCACCGTCGGGGTCTCCTACCTCGGGTTCACCCAGTGGGCGCTGCTGCACGACCCGCCGCCGGAGCTGGCCGCGTCCGTGATCACCGCGGGGCCGCACGACTTCTTCGCCTCGGTCTGGGGCACCGGCACGTTCGCGCTCAGCGATTTCCTGGGCTGGAGCGACCTGGTCTCCCATCAGGAGGACCCGGCGCGGCTGCGGGCCGCGCTGCGGCAGGTGCGGGCTCCCCGGCTGGTGGCGCGGGCGGCTCTCGAGTTGCCGCCGGGCACCGCGGCGCGCGCACTGCTGGGCGCCGGGGCCCCGTGGTTCGAGTCGTGGGTCGAGCACCCCGACGGCGACGACCCGTTCTGGGATTCCCTGCGGTTCGGCGAGGCGCTGGACCGGGTGGGGGTGCCGGTGCTGCTGCTGGGCGGCTGGCAGGACATCTTCCTGGAGCAGACGCTGCAGCAGTACGCGCACCTGCGCGCCCGGGGCGTCGACGCCGCGCTCACGGTCGGCCCCTGGACGCACACCCAGCTGCTCAGCCACGGGCTGGCGATCTGTTCGCGCGAGTCGCTGGACTGGGTGGACACCCACCTGTCCGGCGCACCCGCCCCGCCACGGACCAGCCGGGTCCGCGTGTACGTGACGGGGCAGGGCTGGCGCGGGACGCCGGACTGGCCGCCCGCCACCACCGAGCGTGCGCTGTACCTGCGGCCCGGCCGCTACCTGGGCGAAACGGCGCCCACGGAGCTGACGGCGGCGCCGGCGGTCAGCTTCCGCTATGAGCCCGCCGACCCGACCCCGACCATCGGGGGGTCGCTGCTGTCCGCGGACGGCGGCTACCGCGACGACAGTGCGCTCGCGCTGCGCGACGACGTGCTCTCCTTCACCAGCGCCACCCTCACCCACGACATGTGCGTGTACGGAAACCCGGTGGTCGAGCTGGCCCACAGCTCGGACAACCCCCACGTCGACCTGTTCGCGCGGGTCAGCGAGGTCGACGCCAAGGGGCGGTCGAGAAACGTCAGCGACGGCTACCGCCGGCTGACAGGGGCGAACGGAAGCGTCCGCGTCGAACTCGACGGGATCGCCCACCGCTTCCCGGCCGGCTCGCGCATCCGTCTGCTGATCGCCGGCAGCTGGTCGCCCCGCTTCGCGCGCAGCCTCGGCACCGGCGAACCCATCCTGACGGGCCGGCAGTCCTTGCCGGCCACCCACACCGTGCGATACGGGCCGTCGCGGCTGCTGCTTCCCGTCGGTCCCGCCGACCTGTCAGCCGACCGCGCCCCGGACCCGGTCGGCGACCGCGCCTAGCGCCTCCTCGTCGAGCACCGGCGCCCCCAGCTCCGGCCGCACCGGCAGCTGCACCCAGCTGGTGCAGCCCCCGAACTCGGGTACCCGCGACAGGCGCACCGGCTCGGCCAGCGGTATCACGGAGACCACCAGTACGGCCAGCTTGTGTTTGGGCCGGAAGTCGAGCCGGTCGGCGCGCACCGACTCGTCGGTCCAGATGTGCAGGTCCTCGATCGCCGAGAGCCCATCCGGGCGGTTGACGGGCTGAGCGGCAACGACTTTGGCGGCGGCGCGCACCAACAGGTGGTCCTCGGTGCTGTCACCGGACGCGGGCGCCAGCAAGTCGCGGTGTTCGGGCCGGACCCGCTCGGCGTGGCTGTGCGCGACCGTCGGGAACAGCAGGAACTCCCGGGCCGCCAACTCGAACCGCTTCTCGCCGATCCCGCCCTTGCGCAGCAGCACCCGCTGGCGGCCGTCCAGCAGCGCGTGCACCACCGCGCTCCACTCCTTGAGCGCGGGAGTACCGGAAACCTCAGCGGCAGAAGTCATTTCGACCCCGACATGCGTGCGAGCACCTCCGGACGGCGCAGCGGCGGGACGGTCTTGGGCGGCTGTCGCCGCGGCGGCAGCGCGCCGAGCAACCGCGCCGTCGCCTCGGTCACCTCGGCGACGGCGGCCTCGAACGCGTCGGCCCCCGCGGCCGGCGGGTGGGTGATGCCGCTGACCTTGCGCACGTACTGGCGCGCGGCAGCCGCGATCTCCTCGGCCGTGGCCGCGGGCTGCAGGCCCCGCAGTTCGGTGATGTTCCGGCACATGCCTCCACGATAAACGCGGCCGGCGACCCTTTACGGTGATGTGATGAGCGACGAGATCCTGCTGATCGAGACCGGCGAGCGGGTGCGCACCCTGACCCTGAACCGGCCACAGTCCCGCAACGCGCTATCCTCGGCGCTGCGGGACCGGTTCTTCGCGGCCCTGGCCGATGCGGACGCCGACGACGGCGTCGACGTCGTCATCCTCACCGGCGCCGACCCGGTGTTCTGCGCGGGACTGGACCTCAAGGAGCTGGGCGGCCAGTCGGCGCTGCCGGACATCTCGCCGCGGTGGCCGTCGATGACCAAGCCGGTGATCGGCGCCGTCAACGGGGCCGCCGTCACCGGCGGGCTCGAACTGGCCCTGTACTGCGACATCCTCATCGCCTCCGAGCGGGCCCGCTTCGCCGACACCCACGCGCGGGTGGGTCTGCTGCCCACCTGGGGGCTGACCGTGCGGCTGCCGCAGAAGGTGGGCGTAGGCATGGCCCGGCGCATGAGCATGACCGGCGACTACCTCTCGGCGGCGGACGCGCTGCGCGCCGGCCTGGTCACCGAGGTGGTGCCGCACGACCAGCTGATGAGCACCGCCCGGCAGGTGGCGGCGTCGATCGTCGGCAACAACCAGCAGGCGGTGCGGGCGTTGCTGTCGTCGTACCACCGGATCGACGAGGCCCAGACCGGCGCCGGGCTGTGGCTCGAGGCCACGGCGGCCCGGCAGTTCCGGACCACCGGCGACGACATCGCCGCCAACCGCGAGGCCGTCCTGCAACGCGGCCGGGCTCAGGTGCGATAACCAATAAGATCCACCCGTAGCCCCACCCACGTTCACGCAGGAGGAGCCGGTGCGTGCGATCGTCGACTTCGCCCCGCGGGCCGTCGCCGCGCTGATCCTGGCGGCGGCGTCCGCGGTGGCGGCGCCCGCGTCGCGGCCCGCCGCGCAACCGCCGCCGGATTTTCCCAACCTCGACGGGTTCACCGCGGTCCCGGTGGACGGCTACGTCACCGCCCCTGCTTCCGGGTCGGCCCCGGGCACCGCGCCGCGGGTCGCCTTCGCGCCGTCGCCCACCCTGGTGTGCGACTTCTACGGCGGCACGGCACCCGCGCCGTCGCCCTCGCAGGACATCAAGTGCAACGGCGACATGCCCGGCCTGGACGACTTGCCCATTCTGGGCGGCGCGCACCCGCGGCCGGGCGACTGCGTGGTGGGGTCGGTGACCTACAACGGGCCCGGCTACGTGCTGAGCCGCATGTCGTACGCGGGCTGCGACGGGAACCCGGCCGGGCTGCCGTCAGCCGGCAAGCCGCTGGGCGCCGGCCAGAAGCTGTCGTACCTGAACGTGACGTGCGCCGTCGGCGTGGACAGCCTGGTCGCCTGCCTGGACACCACCAGCGGCGACCACGGGTTCGTGCTGCGGCGCTCGGGCAGCCGCGCCTTCTGATCAGCGCAGAGCGCTGATCAGCGACGCCACCACGTCCTCGACGGTTCCGGCGGTCGAATAGCCGGCGGCCAGCCGGTGCCCACCGCCGCCGAACCGCGACGCGACGGCCGCCAGGTCCACGTCGGCCTTGGCGCGCATGGACACCGACCACCGTTGCAGGTCGACCTCCTTGAACACCGCCGCGACCTCGGCCTGCTGCGTGGTGCGGACGATGTCGACGATGCTCTCGACCTCTTCCTGCCGCGAACCGGCCCAGTCCCGGTGGTCGACGACCGCATAGACCAGCCCGCGACCGCCGGCCGCCTCGGGCACCAGCTGTGCGGAACCGAGCACCCGGGACAGCAGTGGCAGCCACCCGAACGGGTGGGTGTCCATCAGGGTCCGGCTGATCGCGGCGTTGTCCACGCCGATGTCGACCAGCCGGGCGGCCAGCCGCAGCGCGCGGGCGCTGGCCCAGCGGAAGGATCCCGTGTCCGTCGTCAGCCCGGCGTAGATGCAGTGCGCCACGTCCGGTTCGATCGGCTTGCCCCACGCGTCCAGCAGCTCGGCGATCATCATCGTCGTCGAATCCGCTTGCAGATCAACGTAGTTGGCGGTGCCGAACAGGTCGTTGGAGGCATGGTGGTCGATCACCAGCAACGGCCGGCCCGGCGCCGCCAGGGCGCCCAGGTCGCCCAGCCGCTTGACGCTCGGCACGTCCACGGTGACCACCAGATCGACGTCGCGGCTCATCGCCTCGGGGCCGACCAGCAGGTGACAACCGGGCAGCGACGCCAGCGACTCCGGCAGCGTCGCCGGGGCGGCGAAGCTCACCTCGACCCGCTTGCCGGCCTTGTCCAGCACCAGGGCCAGAGCCAGCCCGGCACCCATGGTGTCGGCATCGGGGTGAACGTGCGCGATCACCGCGACGCTGCCCGCGGCCGCCAGCAATTCGGCCGCGCCAAGGGCGTCGACTCGTGCCCCCGTCACCCGGGCCGCCGCGCGGTCAGTCGTGGGGTCGATCGTCGCCACCGGCGTCTCCGCCGAACTCATCGATGCCCGAACCGGTTTCCCGGTAGGGGTCGGCCTCGCCGGCCGGCTTGGCGCCCGAGCGGACCCGGGCCAGGTCGGCGTCCGCGGCGCGGGCGCGGGCCAGCAGCTCGTCCATCCGCGAGACGGTGTCGGACGTGGTGTCCCGGGTGAACGTCAGGGTGGGCGTGAACCGCACACCGGTGCCCGCGCCGACCATGGTGCGCAGCGCTCCCCTGGCCCGGTCCAGCGCCGCCGCGGCGGCGTCGTAGTCGGGCTCGTCGTCGAGCGTTGGCCCCATCACCGTGTAGAACACGGTCGCGTCGTGCAGGTCGGCGGTGACCTTGGTGTCGACGATGGTCACCCCGTCCAGTCCCGGATCCTTGATCTCGAACTCGATCGCCGAGGCGACGATGGTGTTGATCCTCTTGGCCAGGCGGCGTGCCCGCGCCGGGTCAGCCATGTCTACTCACCGCCTCCTCCTCATCACGTCGTTCTGCATCGTCGGCGATGGTCGTGGTCAGGTGCGTTCCTTCTGGACCAGCTCGTAGGACTCGATGATGTCGCCTTCCTTGATGTCGGAATAGCCCAGCGTCATACCGCACTCGAAGCCTTCGCGAACCTCGGTCACGTCGTCCTTCTCCCGGCGCAGCGAGTTGATCGTCAGGTTCTCGGTCACCACGACGTTGTCGCGCAGCAGCCGGGCCTTGGCGTTGCGGCGCACCACACCTGAGGTGATCATGCAGCCGGCGATGATGCCCACCTTCGAGGACCGGAAGATCGCCCG
Proteins encoded in this region:
- a CDS encoding metallophosphoesterase family protein; the encoded protein is MAGQQSTNGGQPTPQPTLWAVSDLHTGHLGNKPITESLHPASPEDWLIVAGDVAERTDEIRWALDTLRRRFAKVIWVPGNHELWTTNRDPMQIFGKSRYDYLVNMCDEMGVVTPEHPFPVWTERGGPATIVPMFLLYDYSFLPEGATSKAEGLAIARERNVVATDEFLLSPEPYPTRDAWCRERLDITRARLEKLDWMTPTVLVNHFPLVRDPCEALFYPEFSLWCGTTKTADWHTRYNAVCSVYGHLHIPRTSWYDDVRFEEVSVGYPREWRRRKPYTWLRQVLPDPHYPPGYLNEFGGHFTITPEMRRQAVQFRERLRQRQSR
- the pptT gene encoding 4'-phosphopantetheinyl transferase PptT, producing MTGHALVSSVLPATLLDSGAAELAYAELYSDPPGLAPLPEEEPLIAKSVAKRRNEFITARHCARIALGELGFPAAPILKGEKGEPRWPDGVVGSLTHCTGYRGAVVGRAGAVRSVGIDAEPHDVLPQGVLDAITVPEERHEQATLPQGLHWDRILFCAKEATYKAWFPLTGRWLGFEDAHIVFDVDAAGATGSFVSKILIDPEALCGPPLTALRGRWSVERGLVLTAIVL
- the truB gene encoding tRNA pseudouridine(55) synthase TruB, whose product is MSATPAGPATSAGLVVVDKPAGLTSHDVVARCRRIFATRRVGHAGTLDPMATGVLVVGVERATKILGLLTAASKSYAATVRLGQTTSTEDAEGEVLQTVSAAHLTQDGIAAAVAGLRGDIAQVPSAVSAVKVDGRRAYRLVREGHAVELAARPVRIDRFEVLAVRPHDELVDLDVEVDCSSGTYIRALARDLGAALGVGGHLTALRRTRVGDFDLAAARTLDDLGERPGLSWTLDEACLRMFPRRDLTAEEAAATANGRALSPAGIDGVYAACDADGRVVALLRDERDRTRSVVVIRPSTL
- a CDS encoding CocE/NonD family hydrolase is translated as MGTTPSRPARSKRAAVDKLGQLGGAALGRVLGLRPATTNYTVERVAVPMRDGVQLVADHYVPETSSPAGTVLIRSPYGRGFPFALVYARPYAARGYHVVVQSVRGTFGSGGVFEPMVNEAADGADTVEWLRGQPWFTGRFATVGVSYLGFTQWALLHDPPPELAASVITAGPHDFFASVWGTGTFALSDFLGWSDLVSHQEDPARLRAALRQVRAPRLVARAALELPPGTAARALLGAGAPWFESWVEHPDGDDPFWDSLRFGEALDRVGVPVLLLGGWQDIFLEQTLQQYAHLRARGVDAALTVGPWTHTQLLSHGLAICSRESLDWVDTHLSGAPAPPRTSRVRVYVTGQGWRGTPDWPPATTERALYLRPGRYLGETAPTELTAAPAVSFRYEPADPTPTIGGSLLSADGGYRDDSALALRDDVLSFTSATLTHDMCVYGNPVVELAHSSDNPHVDLFARVSEVDAKGRSRNVSDGYRRLTGANGSVRVELDGIAHRFPAGSRIRLLIAGSWSPRFARSLGTGEPILTGRQSLPATHTVRYGPSRLLLPVGPADLSADRAPDPVGDRA
- the mntR gene encoding manganese-binding transcriptional regulator MntR → MRADEERGGLTAVGQDYLKAIWNAQEWSSEGAPPKVSTKMLAEKIGVSASTASESIRKLAEQGLVDHEKYGAVTLTADGRRAALEMVRRHRLLETFLVNELGYGWDEVHDEAEVLEHAVSDRLVARIDAKLGFPQRDPHGDPIPASDGQVPTPPARQLWACDDGDTATVARISDADPQMLRYFAGVGINLDSRLRVLTRREFAGMISVAIESGDGAETTVDLGSPAARAIWVVA
- a CDS encoding DUF2277 domain-containing protein, translated to MCRNITELRGLQPAATAEEIAAAARQYVRKVSGITHPPAAGADAFEAAVAEVTEATARLLGALPPRRQPPKTVPPLRRPEVLARMSGSK
- the rpsO gene encoding 30S ribosomal protein S15, which encodes MALTAEQKKEILGTYGLHDTDTGSPEAQVALLTKRIADLTEHLKVHKHDHHSRRGLLLLVGRRRRLLKYVAQIDVARYRALVERLGLRR
- a CDS encoding DUF3558 domain-containing protein — protein: MFAKLRLLGALGALAAGVVGGAVGWQGPASGPGGHDPVELRSTAEPLETTMKSPIVATTDPSPFDACQDIPFDVIQRLGLAFTPPEHEDGLRCHFDAGNYQVAVEPIVWRTYAQTLPPDAVETTIQGHRAAQYWVLKPTYHNSYWYYSCMVAFKTSYGVIQQSLFFSTVYSNPDVDCMSTNLQRANDLAPYYRF
- a CDS encoding bifunctional riboflavin kinase/FAD synthetase; protein product: MQRWRGQDEIPTDWGRCVLTIGVFDGVHRGHAEIIAHAVKAGRARDVPTVLMTFDPHPMEVVYPGSHPAQLTTLTRRAELVEELGIDVFLVMPFTSDFMKLTPDRYVHELLVEHLHVVEVVVGENFTFGKKAAGNVETLRRAGERFGFAVESMSLLTEHLSNETVTYSSTYIRSCVDAGDVVAAMEALGRPHRVEGVVVRGHGRGAELGFPTANVAPPMYSAIPADGVYAAWFTVLGHGPVTGTVVPGERYQAAVSVGTNPTFSGRTRTVEAFVLDTDADLYGQHVALDFVARIRGQRKFDTVKDLIDKMGKDTDKARALLDAD
- a CDS encoding DUF1802 family protein encodes the protein MTSAAEVSGTPALKEWSAVVHALLDGRQRVLLRKGGIGEKRFELAAREFLLFPTVAHSHAERVRPEHRDLLAPASGDSTEDHLLVRAAAKVVAAQPVNRPDGLSAIEDLHIWTDESVRADRLDFRPKHKLAVLVVSVIPLAEPVRLSRVPEFGGCTSWVQLPVRPELGAPVLDEEALGAVADRVRGAVG